CCATCTTATAATGTTTATTTTTTGAAATGATGTTTAATGGACAATGATCACTAATCAGTGATCACTTGGCTGTAGATACTATCTTAATGACATCACCATCTTCAAGCTCGTGTTTTTCACCAAGTCTCATTTTTGTTTTCCCGTCCACTGCATAAAGGAACCTGTCACCGATATCACTATGTACGCGGTAGGCAAGGTCGTGGGCTGTGGATCCCTTTTTCATGAGAAATGCGTCAGGTAACATCCTGTCGTTCTTGTCAGACCATTTTCCTTCATCCTCTACCGGATATACTACTATCAGGTCGAGAAGGTCAAATACCGCCCGGTTGATGCACTCCTGTATCCCGCCGCCACCGGTTCCCATCTTATTCATGAGGTCCTTGAGGCTGTTCAGACCTTTTTTCTGTGCATCGTTTATGTCCTCGGAGACTATCTCGAAGTCCTCATCTCCGGGGAGATAGTTTATGATCTCATTCTTTGCAGCTGACCTTAATGCAAGCTCTGCAGCAGCGCTGGTGGGCACTACTATAAGATCGAGATCATTGAGTTTTTTGACGTTTTCCTCCGGAGCGATATCGATCTTGTTGGCAGCTATCATTGTAGGCTTGCTGATGGCACGGATGGCATCACAGAGTCTGATCATTTCCTCATCTGTCCATTGTGTGCATTCGCATGGCATGTCACAGCAAAGAAGTGCTTCATGTGCCTGTGATTCATTCACTCCGGCACCCATTAGCTGATCGGAAATCACCTCTGACATCTTGAGTCCTTCTGCTTTGATCTTGCGTGACAGCTTTTCCCAGTTGCGTTTGAGAATCCCCGTCATCCACATGGTGATCTCGCGGTTAAGGAAATCCACGTCCTCAAGGGGGTCGTGATCCCCGATGTCCACAGGGTTTCCTTCTATATCTGTGGCACCAGCTGCATCAATCACATGAATTATTGCCTGTGCCTGCCTGAGCTCATCAAGGAAAGCGTTCCCCAAACCACGGCCCATGTGTGCATCGGGCACAAGGCCGGCCACATCGATCATTTCGATCGGCACGAACCTGACCCCATCCTGACAGTTGCCACAGCGTTTATCCTTTTGTGTACATGGACATTCCGTCCTTACGTATGTTACACCCTTGTTCGCATTGATGGTGGTGAACGGATAGTTTGCGATCTCCACATCTGCAAGGGTGGCCGCCTTGAAAAAAGTTGATTTTCCTGCATTTGGTTTTCCTGCAAGGCCTATGGTCATTGACATGCTTTACACATCATCCTTGAAGCATTTAACTTTTATTCATGATGAGTTTCTATTTGATATGCATGGATCAGCTGTAATTTTCTCTTGACCAGTAATATTTATATTGCAGTAGGTTGTTAGGAATCTGTCCAACGTGTCTCGGTAGGGTAGAGGATATCCTTGGGGCTTGCGGAGCCTTAGACCCGAGTTCAATTCTCGGTCGGGACGTACCATTTAGGGTTTAACACCCGAAACTTCACTTCGCAAAGGTTAGATCTTAAATAACCTTTGTGGAGTTCTTTTTATGAGCATTTACAATTATAGTTCATGATCCGAGGGTACATTTAATAGGAATGCTACTTTCGTTCAGCTGATTTTCATTGATTTACATATTATCTGTTGTCATATTTGTTGGTAGAAATGGCGATTGTTGGGTTTGTCAAGCTCATTTTATATTGGAAGTTTTCTTTTCAGCATTGGTTATCCTTATATAGAAGTTCATTCATTTAGAACGAACAGATTGAGTACATAATGTGTAATATCTATGTATTCCCAATCTGCATTTCAAAATAATTAAAATTAATTTATCAATGCTATTTAGGAGGGCTAAATATCTTACCAAATGGAAGTCAAAGTATCCGCGGCAAGGATGCTCAGAGTATCAATATCCTTGCAGGAAAGGCCGTTGCAAATTCAGTTCGTACAACACTTGGTCCAAAGGGAATGGACAAGATGCTTGTGGACTCTATGGGAGACATCGTCATAACCAACGATGGAGCTACCATTCTGAAAGAAATGGACATTCAGCACCCGGCAGCTAAGATGATCGTCGAAGTGTCCAAGACACAGGATGATGAAGTAGGGGACGGAACAACCTCCGCAGCTATCCTTTCAGGTGAGCTGCTCGCAAAGGCAGAAGAGCTTATTGACAAAGGCGTTCACCCAACTATTATATCTGAAGGTTACAGG
This genomic stretch from Methanococcoides sp. AM1 harbors:
- a CDS encoding redox-regulated ATPase YchF, whose translation is MSMTIGLAGKPNAGKSTFFKAATLADVEIANYPFTTINANKGVTYVRTECPCTQKDKRCGNCQDGVRFVPIEMIDVAGLVPDAHMGRGLGNAFLDELRQAQAIIHVIDAAGATDIEGNPVDIGDHDPLEDVDFLNREITMWMTGILKRNWEKLSRKIKAEGLKMSEVISDQLMGAGVNESQAHEALLCCDMPCECTQWTDEEMIRLCDAIRAISKPTMIAANKIDIAPEENVKKLNDLDLIVVPTSAAAELALRSAAKNEIINYLPGDEDFEIVSEDINDAQKKGLNSLKDLMNKMGTGGGGIQECINRAVFDLLDLIVVYPVEDEGKWSDKNDRMLPDAFLMKKGSTAHDLAYRVHSDIGDRFLYAVDGKTKMRLGEKHELEDGDVIKIVSTAK